One region of Chryseobacterium sp. SORGH_AS_0447 genomic DNA includes:
- the rimM gene encoding ribosome maturation factor RimM (Essential for efficient processing of 16S rRNA), translated as MRKEDCYLLGKITRRHGLAGNVILKLDTDQPELYNKLESIFVEINGLLVPFFIAKSSWSKNDALNIAFKNSTEALVDQSLGKDVYLPLSTLPKLSGKQFYYHEIIGFTIFDENDNDCGVIRSVNDQTAQVYFVTNLDGKEVVIPMIKDWIIEVNREERFIKMQLPEGLIDVFLVPSKKDE; from the coding sequence ATGCGTAAAGAAGATTGCTATTTATTAGGAAAAATCACACGCAGACACGGACTTGCGGGAAACGTTATCCTTAAACTGGATACCGATCAACCCGAGCTTTACAATAAACTGGAATCAATATTCGTTGAAATCAACGGATTATTGGTTCCTTTTTTTATTGCAAAATCATCCTGGAGCAAAAACGATGCTCTGAATATTGCTTTTAAAAATTCTACGGAAGCCCTGGTAGACCAGTCTTTAGGCAAAGATGTCTATCTGCCGCTATCTACACTGCCAAAACTCTCCGGCAAGCAGTTTTATTATCACGAAATCATCGGATTTACTATTTTCGATGAAAACGACAATGATTGCGGCGTCATCCGATCAGTCAACGATCAGACGGCACAGGTGTATTTCGTTACGAATCTGGACGGAAAAGAAGTCGTGATCCCAATGATCAAGGACTGGATTATTGAAGTAAACCGTGAAGAACGCTTCATCAAAATGCAGCTTCCTGAAGGGCTCATCGATGTTTTTCTGGTACCTTCCAAGAAAGACGAATAA
- a CDS encoding nitroreductase, with protein MNKAEVLKEIIEKRRSIFPKDYTDAELPQETLDEILHSATLAPNHKRTKPWRFKTFRGEEKAKLASEMQAIYKATQPEQMFLEKKYNDIGFKINKADAVISIVVNFSGLVPEWEEIAAVSMAVQNMYLTCTANEIGCYWSSPKLVDHLKESLTIEENQKCLGLFYLGNLE; from the coding sequence ATGAATAAAGCAGAAGTCTTAAAAGAAATTATAGAAAAAAGAAGAAGTATTTTTCCTAAAGATTACACCGACGCGGAACTTCCTCAGGAAACTCTTGATGAAATTTTACATTCGGCAACACTGGCTCCTAACCATAAGCGGACCAAACCATGGCGTTTCAAAACGTTCAGAGGGGAAGAAAAGGCTAAGCTTGCTTCTGAAATGCAGGCTATTTACAAAGCTACCCAACCCGAACAGATGTTTCTGGAGAAAAAGTACAACGATATCGGCTTCAAAATCAATAAAGCAGATGCTGTAATTTCCATTGTGGTGAATTTCAGCGGGCTGGTTCCGGAGTGGGAAGAAATTGCTGCGGTTTCGATGGCTGTCCAGAATATGTACCTTACCTGTACGGCCAATGAGATTGGTTGCTACTGGAGCTCTCCGAAACTGGTCGATCACCTGAAAGAATCCCTCACCATCGAAGAAAACCAGAAATGCTTGGGATTGTTTTACTTAGGAAATCTAGAATAA
- a CDS encoding 30S ribosomal protein S16 translates to MSVKIRLQRHGKKGKPFFHIVVADSRARRDGKFIEKLGTYNPITNPATIDLNVDSAVKWLNNGAQPTDTARAILSYKGALYKKHLQGGVAKGAFDEAEAEKRFAAWVDAKEAKVQGKVEGLATAKSDAKKAALEAEAKVNEARIAAAAQAEADAKAAEEAANAPAEETAEGEAPAAESTEENTEA, encoded by the coding sequence ATGTCAGTAAAAATCAGATTACAAAGACACGGTAAAAAAGGAAAACCTTTCTTCCACATCGTGGTTGCAGATTCTAGAGCTAGAAGAGATGGTAAATTCATCGAGAAACTAGGAACTTACAACCCAATTACGAACCCTGCAACTATCGATTTGAACGTTGATTCTGCTGTGAAGTGGTTAAACAACGGTGCTCAGCCAACTGATACTGCAAGAGCAATCCTTTCTTACAAAGGTGCCCTTTACAAAAAACACTTACAAGGTGGTGTAGCTAAAGGTGCTTTTGATGAAGCTGAAGCTGAAAAAAGATTTGCTGCTTGGGTAGATGCTAAAGAAGCTAAAGTACAAGGTAAAGTAGAAGGTTTGGCAACTGCTAAATCCGATGCTAAAAAAGCTGCGTTAGAAGCTGAAGCTAAAGTAAACGAAGCAAGAATCGCTGCTGCTGCACAAGCTGAAGCTGATGCTAAGGCTGCTGAAGAAGCGGCAAACGCACCTGCTGAGGAAACTGCTGAAGGAGAAGCTCCTGCTGCTGAATCTACAGAAGAAAATACTGAAGCTTAA